One region of Gossypium raimondii isolate GPD5lz chromosome 6, ASM2569854v1, whole genome shotgun sequence genomic DNA includes:
- the LOC105772667 gene encoding uncharacterized protein LOC105772667 isoform X2, giving the protein MEMKNENENESHDESVKQIQHDFHEEHPLVLVAEQSNEGLKAHCNGCGELLSAPCFTCIHCNYHLHKQCAEVPREIPNHPLHPKHSGAGLLLRQRLDLTYHSVYGCALCKEKRNMFFYQCYWCYFSIDIKCAQLSSSFKFSQLYKHDIHQHPLTFIESPMAIDVLKRLNCCWCHEPLTYAIYLCPDCPSFIIHKKCLDELPTKINHPSHHIHPLFLHYSDRNHFCNLCQKEHSGAFYGCSLCHFNINLECALLRSIIEEKRSHQHPFSLLWRQGSFICDACDTEGNYISYICLKCYIVVHKKCISLPCIIKFSRHAHCIFHKYFLQTQELTKQDCKICFNEVRLERGSYSCVKQGCNYVVHVNCVLEDEELYELIEDEKQCEELEEKSMQSSIIRVIEVNEAGEAAKIEHLSHQHCLVLADKMEKEIDRKCDGCMLPISNIFYYCSECPFFLHKTCAELPRFKQHWFHHSNGTLNFDSFKWCNFCRQSCSGFFYEIEGYLEICIRCAKVADIIECEGHQHFLFFDFKYREKCNGCGIWCRRGAFRCGKCRFALDFGCLTLPHSALHKIDEHKLKLTYHDDKEQSYCDICEQYRDPSFWKVEGFPECSPCGKFCQEEILKCETPTCNYIVHCKYKCRWDN; this is encoded by the exons ATGGAGATGAAGAACGAGAATGAGAATGAGAGTCACGACGAGTCGGTGAAACAGATTCAGCATGATTTTCATGAGGAACATCCCTTGGTGTTAGTGGCAGAGCAAAGCAATGAAGGTCTCAAAGCCCACTGCAATGGATGTGGGGAACTCCTTTCAGCTCCATGCTTCACTTGTATTCATTGCAATTATCACCTTCACAAGCAATGTGCAGAGGTACCCCGTGAAATTCCTAATCACCCTCTCCATCCCAAGCACTCAGGCGCAGGTCTTTTACTTCGACAAAGACTAGATCTTACGTATCACTCTGTATATGGTTGTGCATTATGCAAGGAAAAACGTaacatgtttttttatcaatgttATTGGTGTTATTTTTCCATTGACATCAAATGTGCTCAATTATCTTCTTCATTTAAGTTTAGCCAACTGTACAAACATGACATCCACCAACATCCATTGACCTTCATAGAAAGTCCCATGGCCATAGATGTACTCAAAAGATTGAACTGCTGCTGGTGTCATGAACCATTGACATATGCTATATATCTTTGTCCTGACTGTCCATCATTCATCATTCACAAGAAATGCCTTGATGAGTTACCCACTAAAATTAATCACCCTTCCCATCACATACACCCTCTTTTCCTTCATTATAGTGATCGCAACCATTTTTGCAACCTATGCCAAAAGGAACATTCTGGAGCTTTTTATGGCTGTTCTCTTTGCCATTTTAACATCAACCTTGAATGCGCTTTGTTGAGGTCCattattgaagaaaaaagaagccaTCAACATCCATTCTCCTTGCTTTGGAGACAAGGTTCATTCATTTGTGATGCATGTGATACCGAGGGAAATTATATTTcttatatatgtttgaaatgttacattgtAGTCCATAAGAAATGCATTTCGCTCCCATGCATTATCAAATTTTCTCGACATGCTCACTGcatttttcacaaatatttTCTTCAAACACAAGAGCTTACAAAGCAAGATTGCAAGATTTGTTTCAATGAAGTGAGACTAGAGCGTGGGAGTTACTCTTGTGTAAAACAAGGTTGCAATTACGTTGTCCATGTGAATTGTGTCTTAGAGGATGAAGAGTTGTACGAGTTAATTGAGGACGAAAAGCAATGTGAGgagcttgaagaaaaatctaTGCAGTCTTCCATCATTCGTGTTATTGAGGTGAATGAAGCTGGGGAAGCTGCAAAGATTGAACATTTGAGTCATCAACATTGCTTGGTGTTAGCAGACAAGATGGAGAaggaaattgatagaaaatgtGACGGGTGCATGCTACCTATctcaaatattttctattattgttCAGAATGCCccttttttcttcataaaacCTGTGCTGAATTGCCAAGATTCAAGCAACATTGGTTTCATCACAGCAATGGCACCCTTAATTTTGACAGCTTCAAATGGTGTAACTTTTGCCGTCAATCTTGTAGTGGTTTCTTCTACGAAATTGAAGGATATTTAGAAATTTGCATAAGGTGTGCTAAAGTTGCTGATATCATTGAATGTGAAGGACACCAACACTTTCTCTTTTTTGATTTCAAATACAGGGAGAAATGTAATGGTTGTGGCATCTGGTGTCGGCGTGGTGCATTCAGATGTGGAAAGTGCAGATTTGCTTTGGATTTTGGATGCTTAACATTACCACATTCAGCTCTACACAAAATTGATGAACACAAGTTAAAGCTTACTTATCATGATGATAAGGAGCAAAGTTATTGTGATATTTGTGAGCAATATAGAGATCCAAGCTTTTG gaaGGTCGAGGGCTTCCCTGAATGCTCTCCTTGTGGAAAGTTTTGCCAAGAAGAAATTCTAAAGTGTGAAACGCCTACATGCAACTATATTGTCCACTGCAAATACAAATGCCGTTGGGATAACTAA
- the LOC105772667 gene encoding uncharacterized protein LOC105772667 isoform X1 — protein MEMKNENENESHDESVKQIQHDFHEEHPLVLVAEQSNEGLKAHCNGCGELLSAPCFTCIHCNYHLHKQCAEVPREIPNHPLHPKHSGAGLLLRQRLDLTYHSVYGCALCKEKRNMFFYQCYWCYFSIDIKCAQLSSSFKFSQLYKHDIHQHPLTFIESPMAIDVLKRLNCCWCHEPLTYAIYLCPDCPSFIIHKKCLDELPTKINHPSHHIHPLFLHYSDRNHFCNLCQKEHSGAFYGCSLCHFNINLECALLRSIIEEKRSHQHPFSLLWRQGSFICDACDTEGNYISYICLKCYIVVHKKCISLPCIIKFSRHAHCIFHKYFLQTQELTKQDCKICFNEVRLERGSYSCVKQGCNYVVHVNCVLEDEELYELIEDEKQCEELEEKSMQSSIIRVIEVNEAGEAAKIEHLSHQHCLVLADKMEKEIDRKCDGCMLPISNIFYYCSECPFFLHKTCAELPRFKQHWFHHSNGTLNFDSFKWCNFCRQSCSGFFYEIEGYLEICIRCAKVADIIECEGHQHFLFFDFKYREKCNGCGIWCRRGAFRCGKCRFALDFGCLTLPHSALHKIDEHKLKLTYHDDKEQSYCDICEQYRDPSFWYYSCSICDTSAHPKCVLGQFPFLKDGSIMPSYFYRNHHHHNLNFFRKVEGFPECSPCGKFCQEEILKCETPTCNYIVHCKYKCRWDN, from the coding sequence ATGGAGATGAAGAACGAGAATGAGAATGAGAGTCACGACGAGTCGGTGAAACAGATTCAGCATGATTTTCATGAGGAACATCCCTTGGTGTTAGTGGCAGAGCAAAGCAATGAAGGTCTCAAAGCCCACTGCAATGGATGTGGGGAACTCCTTTCAGCTCCATGCTTCACTTGTATTCATTGCAATTATCACCTTCACAAGCAATGTGCAGAGGTACCCCGTGAAATTCCTAATCACCCTCTCCATCCCAAGCACTCAGGCGCAGGTCTTTTACTTCGACAAAGACTAGATCTTACGTATCACTCTGTATATGGTTGTGCATTATGCAAGGAAAAACGTaacatgtttttttatcaatgttATTGGTGTTATTTTTCCATTGACATCAAATGTGCTCAATTATCTTCTTCATTTAAGTTTAGCCAACTGTACAAACATGACATCCACCAACATCCATTGACCTTCATAGAAAGTCCCATGGCCATAGATGTACTCAAAAGATTGAACTGCTGCTGGTGTCATGAACCATTGACATATGCTATATATCTTTGTCCTGACTGTCCATCATTCATCATTCACAAGAAATGCCTTGATGAGTTACCCACTAAAATTAATCACCCTTCCCATCACATACACCCTCTTTTCCTTCATTATAGTGATCGCAACCATTTTTGCAACCTATGCCAAAAGGAACATTCTGGAGCTTTTTATGGCTGTTCTCTTTGCCATTTTAACATCAACCTTGAATGCGCTTTGTTGAGGTCCattattgaagaaaaaagaagccaTCAACATCCATTCTCCTTGCTTTGGAGACAAGGTTCATTCATTTGTGATGCATGTGATACCGAGGGAAATTATATTTcttatatatgtttgaaatgttacattgtAGTCCATAAGAAATGCATTTCGCTCCCATGCATTATCAAATTTTCTCGACATGCTCACTGcatttttcacaaatatttTCTTCAAACACAAGAGCTTACAAAGCAAGATTGCAAGATTTGTTTCAATGAAGTGAGACTAGAGCGTGGGAGTTACTCTTGTGTAAAACAAGGTTGCAATTACGTTGTCCATGTGAATTGTGTCTTAGAGGATGAAGAGTTGTACGAGTTAATTGAGGACGAAAAGCAATGTGAGgagcttgaagaaaaatctaTGCAGTCTTCCATCATTCGTGTTATTGAGGTGAATGAAGCTGGGGAAGCTGCAAAGATTGAACATTTGAGTCATCAACATTGCTTGGTGTTAGCAGACAAGATGGAGAaggaaattgatagaaaatgtGACGGGTGCATGCTACCTATctcaaatattttctattattgttCAGAATGCCccttttttcttcataaaacCTGTGCTGAATTGCCAAGATTCAAGCAACATTGGTTTCATCACAGCAATGGCACCCTTAATTTTGACAGCTTCAAATGGTGTAACTTTTGCCGTCAATCTTGTAGTGGTTTCTTCTACGAAATTGAAGGATATTTAGAAATTTGCATAAGGTGTGCTAAAGTTGCTGATATCATTGAATGTGAAGGACACCAACACTTTCTCTTTTTTGATTTCAAATACAGGGAGAAATGTAATGGTTGTGGCATCTGGTGTCGGCGTGGTGCATTCAGATGTGGAAAGTGCAGATTTGCTTTGGATTTTGGATGCTTAACATTACCACATTCAGCTCTACACAAAATTGATGAACACAAGTTAAAGCTTACTTATCATGATGATAAGGAGCAAAGTTATTGTGATATTTGTGAGCAATATAGAGATCCAAGCTTTTGGTATTATTCTTGTTCAATCTGTGATACTTCTGCTCATCCCAAATGTGTTCTTGGACAATTTCCATTTCTAAAGGATGGGAGCATAATGCCTTCTTATTTTTATCgcaatcatcatcatcataatcttaatttttttaggaaGGTCGAGGGCTTCCCTGAATGCTCTCCTTGTGGAAAGTTTTGCCAAGAAGAAATTCTAAAGTGTGAAACGCCTACATGCAACTATATTGTCCACTGCAAATACAAATGCCGTTGGGATAACTAA